CGACTGACCGTACTGGCTCGTCTGACCTGAGCCGTACTGGCTCGTCTGACCCGAGCCGTACTGGCTCGTCTGACCCGAGCCGTACTGGCCCGTCTGGCCGTACTGGCTCGACTGGCCGGACCCGTACTGGCTCGCCTGGCCGTACTGGCTCGACTGGCCGGACCCGTACTGGCCGCCCTGCCCGTACCGGCCTGCGTCCTGCCCGTACGCGCCCTGACGGCCGTCGCCCACCGACGGGTAGGGCGCCGTGTACTGCGAGGTCTGCTGGTCGTCCGCGCGCGGGAACACGTCGGTCTCGTTCGCGGCCGCCGGCTCGATCACGTCGGTGTGGTCCGCCTGGCCGTGCTCGTCGGGGGCGGAGCCGTTCGTGGTGCGCTCGGCACCGTTCGTCTCCGCAGAAGTGGTCTCCTCAGCGCGGCGGTCGTCGTCGGCCTGCCCGTGGGGCGTGTTGTCGCTCATGCTGGACGTGCTCCTCTCAAGCTCGTGCAGTCTGTCGCACGCACCTGAGCGCCGGTCCTGGCCGGGCTGCACGCGACCTATGGCGATCGTATGCGTGCGCTGTGGGCGCTTCCCGGGGAGTCGTCGGCCCCGCCGCTAGGTTGGGTGGCGACCGGCACGACGACCCACGGCGGAGGACCACCATGCGACTCGACGGACCCTGGCTGCGTGCAGCGGAGGGAGCGATGCTCCTCGGCCCCGACGGCGTGCCCGCACCCACCGTGTTCGCGGAGATGAGCGCCCTCGCCGCCGCGACCGGCGCGATCAACCTCGGACAGGGCTTCCCGGACGAGGACGGTCCGCAGGAGGTCCTCGACGCCGCCGTCCAGGCGATCCGGGACGGCGCGAACCAGTACCCGCCGGGTCGCGGCACCCCGGACCTCAGGCTCGCGATCGCCGAGCACCAGACGCGCTGGTACGGCCTCGAGGTCGACCCCGACCGCGAGGTCCTCGTCACCGCCGGGGCGACCGAGGCCCTCGCGGCGACGCTCCTCGCCCTGGTCGAGCCCGGCGACGAGGTCATCACGTTCGAGCCGTTCTACGACGCCTACGGCGCCCTGGTCCGGCTCGCCGGCGGCACCCACGTCACCGTCCCGCTCACGGCACCGGACTTCCTGCCCGACGAGGCGACCCTCCGCGCGGCGTTCACGGACCGCACCCGCGTCGTGCTGGTGAACACCCCGCACAACCCGACCGGCCGCGTCCTCCCCGCCGAGGTCCTCCGGACGGTCGTCGAACTCGCCGAGCGCCACGACGCCCTGATCGTCACCGACGAGGTCTACGAGCACCTCACCTTCGCCACCCCGCACGTGCCGATCGCCACGCTCCCCGGGGCCCGCGACCGCACCGTCACGATCTCGAGCGCTGGGAAGACCTTCAGCACGACGGGCTGGAAGATCGGCTGGCTGACCGCTCCCCCGGCGCTCGTCGACGCGATCACGTCGGTCAAGCAGTTCCTCACCTTCGTCAACGGGTCGCCGTTCCAACCGGCGGTCGCGGCCGGGCTCCGACTGCCGACCGAGGTCTTCACGGGCATCGCGTCGACACTGGCGGCGAAGCACGAGCTCCTCGCCGCCGGGCTCCGGAGCGCCGGCTTCGACGTCATGCGCCCCGACGGTGGCTACTTCGTCATCGCCGACGCAGCTCCACTCGGCTTCGAGGACGCCCGCGCGTTCAGCATCGCCCTGCCCGAGCGCGCGGGTGTGGTCGGCGTCCCGGTGTCGGCGTTCGTCCGGCCCGAGCACGCAGCGAGCTACCGCTCCCTCGTGCGGTTCGCGTTCTGCAAGCGGCGCTCCGTGCTCGAGGACGCCGTGTCCCGCCTCGCGGCCCTCGCCCCCACCGGCTGAGCGCCGGCGCGGCGATCGCGCTGGACACGGTCCTCGGGGCGGTCGCGGCAGGCCCGGCCTGGAGGCACGGCTCGCCACCGACGGACCGCTCACGTCACCGGGTCAGTCGCGGGCACGACCGCGTAGCGCCGCAGGGACAGCGACGGGTTCACGGACCTCACCGCGGCCGTCGTGTCGGTGTCGATCGTCGCGACGAGCAGCCCCGGCGTCGCCCCGACTGCGGCCACCGCGACGCCGGACGGGTCGAGCACGACCGAGCCGCCGACGCCGATCGGCGGCGTCTGCCCGGCCCCGACGACCCAGACGGTGTTCTCGATCGCGCGTGCCGTGAGCAGCGTGCGCCAGTGGTGCTCTTTGCCCGGACCGCGGACCCATTCGGCCGGGAGCACGACGACGTCGGCCGCACCGTGCTCCGGCGCCGCGAGCCGCCGCGTGACCTCCGGGAAGCGGAGGTCGTAGCAGGTCTCGAGCCCCACGCGGACGCCGTCGAGCTCGAACACGGCCACCTGCTCCGGGTCGCCGGCGTCAATGCGGTCGGACTCGCGGGCCCCGAACGCGTCGTAGAGGTGCACCTTGCGGTACGTCGAGTCGAGCGTCCCGTCGGACCGGACGACGACGAGGGTGTTCCGGAAGCGTGCCGGATCATCGGAGGTCTCGGCGACACCGACGACGAGCGCGAGCCCCGCGTCCCGTGCGATCCGCTGCAGGCCGGTGACGAACGACCCGTCGAGCGGCTGCGCGGCGGCGACGAACCGGTCGTCGATGTCCGCCGTGCAGTACGAGCTGTACTCCGGTGTCACGAGGAGCTGTGCGCCCCGCTCGGCCGCCTGCTCCGCGAATGTCCGGATCGTGTCGAGGTTGGCCGCCGGGTCGTCTCCGGGCGCGAACTGCGCGGCGGCGATCGTGAGGGTGCCCATGACGCGAGCGTACTGCGTTGACGAAGGGTCGTTCCTTATCAGGCGGTTACGAAGCTCCAGCTACCGCCGGCCGCGAACCGCCAAGGGGAGACCATTTGCAATTCTTATCCGGTTGGCGACATCCGTGACCATTTCGCGCAAATGGGGAGCCCAGTCAGCAGCTGAGCACAGCGCTCTCGTTACCTCACGCGCGACCGCCACTTTATTCGGCCTTGCCCCAGACCCTTCGAAGCTGTTACCGAGAGGCGAAGCGAAGTCATCATCCGGCAAGCGATATTGCTTCCCTGGATACAACCTATCAATCGCGCTCCGTATCACTTCGGTCGGGATATAGTTCTCGATTGTGTACCCACTAGTCACCCACGCCAATCCTCCCGTGGAACGAATCTCGCCGATAACTCGCGCCTTCGTGGCATTAACGGACTGTCCATCGACCGAGGCATCTGAGTCAATCAGCATTGCCATCTGACGATTGATTTGCAGCAAGTCAATAAAGTCACTCAGCTCCGGGTCGTCGGAAGCAGTGAGGTGACTCAGCAAGGCCCCACCATAAAACATGATAGAGAAGTGCGCACCCTCAATCAGATCGGGATCTATCGATCGGAGCCATGCGGAAACGTAGATCCGGTCGGACGGCCCCTCCACCCAAATGAGATAGTTACTCTGCACGATGTCTGAGGCGCGGCTACCTAGATCGGCGACAAGCCGGGCCCTGTCGTCTCGCACAATCACGTTCCGAGTTTTGCTCCAGCCATCCTCGTCAAGCCGAATATGCGTCACGCTAGCCCGCTCGGCGTCAAGAAAAGATGACGAATGCGTTGTGATGATGTACTGATTGTCGGTCTGTGTCGTCAGATATGCGATCAACTGCCGCTGGAGACTCGGATGAAGGTGCACCTCGGGCTCCTCGATGCCGATCACGTGCTCCGAATGCGCGGTCGCAACCGCCGCAATGTGAATAATCTCAGTGATTCCTGTACCAAGGTCACGGTACGACTCCAATCGACCGCCCGTCTCGACTTGTAAATCCCGCTGAGACGAAGGAATGGAGATCTCCGCGGTAGGGTCATCGAGCACCACTCGAACGAACTCTTGAAGGGCGTCAAACTTCGGTCGGTCACGTCGTCGATCCGCCGTTTCGGGACTTTGCAGGGCCGCCAGGAGCGATATCACACCGCGGCCATGACGCCAGCCCGTGCCGACCTCATCGCCGTTTCGAATTGCGTCATTTGTCCCCACTTCACGCTTAGCTTCGATCCACTCGAACGGAGGAACAAGCGTCCAGAGACTCGCGGGGGTGACGAGGTTTGTATAGTTTTGCCACGGATCCCCGGTCGTCAAACGGCGGGACATGTTGAGTTGCTGAAGCACTCCGGGATCGGCACCCTGGTTCAAGGCAAGCTGGAACTGTTCAGTCGACAGCCGGATAGGATATCGATAGCTTTCCGGACCGACCGCGCTTTGCATCTGGAACCAGACAACATCTTTGTCATCACGCGAATATGCCGGGGTGTCAAATAGACCGTCAAACGCCTTTCTCGACAGGTCGTCTTCTATATGCAGAATGTTATCGAGCGCGCCACGTCGGAACGCGATGCTAAAATCGAAGCGATAATCGGAGCCCGACTCCGCGGGTATGTCTTGCGGTGTGAACACCCCACCAGCGCTCGGCTCGAAGTGGCGACCACGGAATGACTCATTTATGAGCAGGCGTACGAAGCGAAGAAAATTCGATTTGCCGACGTTATTCTTTCCGGCTAGCAAGTGAACTTTCGCCATCGGGCCCACGTACTGCAGACCGGAGCCGAAACTCCTGAAGCCATCTACCGCCACGCCAACGAGGTCCCCCACCATTGCCACTTGCCCACTTCCGTCATCCCGCGAGAGACCCCAGGCTAGTTGATGGCGATCCAAACCGTCAGCCAGGAACGCCGAAGGCCCCGGTCCATCGGACCGGGGCCTTCGTGTGACGCTTGGTTGCGGGGGCAGGATTTGAACCTACGACCTCTGGGTTATGAGCCCAGCGAGCTACCGAACTGCTCCACCCCGCGGCACATCCAATAGCCTAGCGGGGCCCGTGGCGGGGTGCAAATCGAGCGCCCCGCCACGGCGTGTCAGTTGCCGCCCTCGGCCTTCGTCGCGGCCTCGATCGCGTCCTGCAGTCGCTGGTCCGCCTCGGCAGCGGCCACGAGGTCGTTGTTCGCGTACGCCTCTTGACGGTCGGACAGCGCCTGCTTCGCCTCGTCGAGGGCCTTCTGCAGCGCCGCGTTGTCCGTGCTGCCCGACCCGGACGAACCGGAGTCCGTCGAGCCCGAACCGGTCGATCCGGAGTCGGACGAACCGGAGTCCGAGGACCCCGAGTCGGACGAACCGGACCCAGAACCCGAGTCCGACGAGCCGTCCGAGACACCCTGGTCACCCGCATTCGCTCCGGAGTTGCCACCGAAGAGCGTGTCGAGCGCCTGGTCGAGGGTGTCCTCGAACGCGATCTTGTCACCGAAGGCCACGAGGACCTTCTGCAGCAGCGGGTACGAACCGCTCGACGTCGACTGGACGTACACGGGCTGGACGTAGAGGAAGCCGCCGCCGACCGGGAGCGTCAGCAGGTTGCCCTGCTTCACGGTCGAGTTGCCCCGCTTCAGGATGTTCAGCTCCTGCGACACGTTCGTGTCCGAGTTGAAGAGGTTCTGCACCTGCAGCGGACCGGGGATGTTGTCGGTCTTCGGCATGGTCAGCAGCGTGAGCTTGCCGTACCCGGACGCCTTCTTGCCCTTGCCCGCTCCGCCGGCGTCCGAGTCGACCGCGAGGTACCCGGTCAGGACGTTCCGGCTGTCCGCACCACGACCCGACTGCTGCGGGATGTACGTGGTGTAGAGCGAGTACTTCGTCTCGGACCCGGGCACCTTCATCGTCAGGTAGTACGGGTCCTGCAGGTCGTCGGCGTTGGTCGTCGTCGTGCTCTGCACACCGAGACCGTTCGTCGTCGTGTTCGTGATCGCCGACGAGTCGGAGGACGACGAGTCGCTGTTCGCCTCCTTGGTGGGCTCCTGCGGCGTCTGCCAGGCGTCGTCACCCGAGTAGAACGAGTTCGCGTCCGTGACGTGGTAGGTCGCGAGGATCGACCGCTGGACCTTGAACAGGTCGGTCGGGTAGCGCACGTGGTCGAGCAGTTCGGCGCTCATGGACGACACGGGCTCGAGCGACGTCGGGAAGATCTTCTGCCACGTCTTGAGCAGCGGGTCCGAGGTGTCCCACGCGTAGAGCGTCACCTTGCCGGTGTACGCGTCGACCGTCGCCTTCACCGAGTTCCGGATGTAGTTGACCTGGTCGGTGCTGTAGGCCGACGACTCGGCCCCGCTGATGCTCGCCTGCAGGCTCGCGCTCTGCGAGTACGGGTACGCGTTCGTGGTGGTGTAGCCGTCGACGATCCACACGATGCGGTGGTCGACGATGGCCGGGTACGCGTCCTGGTCGGTCTGCAGGTACGGCGCGACCTTCTGGACGCGCTGCACGGGGTTCCGGTCGTACAGGATCTGCGAGTCGGCGTTCACCCGCTGGGACAGCAGGATCTGCTCGGACTGGAACTTCGCCGCGTAGACGAGGCGGTTGAAGAAGTTGCCGATGCTCGGTCCGCCGTTCGCGGCGTACGTCGTCGTGGCGTTGCCGCCACTGTTCGCGTCGTCGCTCTCCTCGGACCCGGACGGGTAGTCGAGCTCGATGTTCTTGGAGCCCTTCGGCGCACCGACGATCGAGTACTGCGGCGAGTTCTCACCGAAGTAGACGCGCTGCTGGAAGTCGCCGAGCGCTCCGCTCGAGGGGATCCCCGACTCGAGGAACACCGGCTTGCCGTCGCTCGCACGCTGGTTGCCGTACGCCGCAGCCACACCGTAGCCGTGCGTGTACACGAAGGTGCGGTTGTACTGCGTGTTCGTCTTGGCGCTGAGCCCGTCGAGGTTGATGTCGCGCACGGCGATCACGGTGTCCTCGGTCTGGCCCTTGATGTCGTAACGGTCGACGTCGAGGGTGTCGGGGAACTTGTAGTACTGCCGGTACTGCTGGAGCTGGCTGAAGGTGTCCGAGACGATCTTCGGGTCGATCAGACGGATGTTCGCCGTCGTCTGGGCGTCGGAGGCCAGCGCGCCCGAGGACGCGCTCGTCTTCGCGTCGTAGTTCTGCTCCTGCGTGGTGGCGACCCCGTAGGCGTCCCGCGTCGCGTCGATGTTCCGCTGGATGTACGACGACTCGTACGAGCCCTCGGACGGCTTCACCTGCAGACGCTGGACGATCCAGGGGTAGATGCCGCCGACCACGATCGCGGCGACCAGGAGCAGCCCGGTCCCGACGATCGAGATGCGCCAGCGCCCGATGACCGCGGTCACGATGAAGAGGACCGCGACGATCGCCGCGATGCCCGCCATGATCTCGCGGCCGGGGATGACCGCGTTGACGTCGGTGTACTGCGCACCGGTGATGAGCGAGTTGTTCTTCGCGAGGGTCGCGTACTGGTCGAGCCAGAGACTGACCGCCTGGAGCGCGATGTACACGGCGGCCGTGACCGCCAGCTGGACGCGGGCGGCGCGGGAGATGCGGACCTCACGCCCGCCGAAGCGCATGGCGCCGTAGAGGTAGAGGGCAGCGAGCGCCGCGAGCCCGGCGATGAGCACGACCGCCGAGGA
This is a stretch of genomic DNA from Curtobacterium sp. 458. It encodes these proteins:
- a CDS encoding aminotransferase class I/II-fold pyridoxal phosphate-dependent enzyme translates to MRLDGPWLRAAEGAMLLGPDGVPAPTVFAEMSALAAATGAINLGQGFPDEDGPQEVLDAAVQAIRDGANQYPPGRGTPDLRLAIAEHQTRWYGLEVDPDREVLVTAGATEALAATLLALVEPGDEVITFEPFYDAYGALVRLAGGTHVTVPLTAPDFLPDEATLRAAFTDRTRVVLVNTPHNPTGRVLPAEVLRTVVELAERHDALIVTDEVYEHLTFATPHVPIATLPGARDRTVTISSAGKTFSTTGWKIGWLTAPPALVDAITSVKQFLTFVNGSPFQPAVAAGLRLPTEVFTGIASTLAAKHELLAAGLRSAGFDVMRPDGGYFVIADAAPLGFEDARAFSIALPERAGVVGVPVSAFVRPEHAASYRSLVRFAFCKRRSVLEDAVSRLAALAPTG
- a CDS encoding carbon-nitrogen hydrolase family protein, with the translated sequence MGTLTIAAAQFAPGDDPAANLDTIRTFAEQAAERGAQLLVTPEYSSYCTADIDDRFVAAAQPLDGSFVTGLQRIARDAGLALVVGVAETSDDPARFRNTLVVVRSDGTLDSTYRKVHLYDAFGARESDRIDAGDPEQVAVFELDGVRVGLETCYDLRFPEVTRRLAAPEHGAADVVVLPAEWVRGPGKEHHWRTLLTARAIENTVWVVGAGQTPPIGVGGSVVLDPSGVAVAAVGATPGLLVATIDTDTTAAVRSVNPSLSLRRYAVVPATDPVT
- a CDS encoding AAA family ATPase; amino-acid sequence: MVGDLVGVAVDGFRSFGSGLQYVGPMAKVHLLAGKNNVGKSNFLRFVRLLINESFRGRHFEPSAGGVFTPQDIPAESGSDYRFDFSIAFRRGALDNILHIEDDLSRKAFDGLFDTPAYSRDDKDVVWFQMQSAVGPESYRYPIRLSTEQFQLALNQGADPGVLQQLNMSRRLTTGDPWQNYTNLVTPASLWTLVPPFEWIEAKREVGTNDAIRNGDEVGTGWRHGRGVISLLAALQSPETADRRRDRPKFDALQEFVRVVLDDPTAEISIPSSQRDLQVETGGRLESYRDLGTGITEIIHIAAVATAHSEHVIGIEEPEVHLHPSLQRQLIAYLTTQTDNQYIITTHSSSFLDAERASVTHIRLDEDGWSKTRNVIVRDDRARLVADLGSRASDIVQSNYLIWVEGPSDRIYVSAWLRSIDPDLIEGAHFSIMFYGGALLSHLTASDDPELSDFIDLLQINRQMAMLIDSDASVDGQSVNATKARVIGEIRSTGGLAWVTSGYTIENYIPTEVIRSAIDRLYPGKQYRLPDDDFASPLGNSFEGSGARPNKVAVAREVTRALCSAADWAPHLREMVTDVANRIRIANGLPLAVRGRR
- a CDS encoding UPF0182 family protein, yielding MVTIIVLAALVIAFFIFASLYTDYAWFAQLGFQQVLTTRWIAGTLMFVAGFLGMAVPVYLSIALAFRFRPVYAKLNSQLDRYQQVIEPLRRAVMIGIPVVLGVFAGLSTSGRWSMVLEYFNRTPFGKKDPQFGLDIGFYVFELPFWRSIVAYSSAVVLIAGLAALAALYLYGAMRFGGREVRISRAARVQLAVTAAVYIALQAVSLWLDQYATLAKNNSLITGAQYTDVNAVIPGREIMAGIAAIVAVLFIVTAVIGRWRISIVGTGLLLVAAIVVGGIYPWIVQRLQVKPSEGSYESSYIQRNIDATRDAYGVATTQEQNYDAKTSASSGALASDAQTTANIRLIDPKIVSDTFSQLQQYRQYYKFPDTLDVDRYDIKGQTEDTVIAVRDINLDGLSAKTNTQYNRTFVYTHGYGVAAAYGNQRASDGKPVFLESGIPSSGALGDFQQRVYFGENSPQYSIVGAPKGSKNIELDYPSGSEESDDANSGGNATTTYAANGGPSIGNFFNRLVYAAKFQSEQILLSQRVNADSQILYDRNPVQRVQKVAPYLQTDQDAYPAIVDHRIVWIVDGYTTTNAYPYSQSASLQASISGAESSAYSTDQVNYIRNSVKATVDAYTGKVTLYAWDTSDPLLKTWQKIFPTSLEPVSSMSAELLDHVRYPTDLFKVQRSILATYHVTDANSFYSGDDAWQTPQEPTKEANSDSSSSDSSAITNTTTNGLGVQSTTTTNADDLQDPYYLTMKVPGSETKYSLYTTYIPQQSGRGADSRNVLTGYLAVDSDAGGAGKGKKASGYGKLTLLTMPKTDNIPGPLQVQNLFNSDTNVSQELNILKRGNSTVKQGNLLTLPVGGGFLYVQPVYVQSTSSGSYPLLQKVLVAFGDKIAFEDTLDQALDTLFGGNSGANAGDQGVSDGSSDSGSGSGSSDSGSSDSGSSDSGSTGSGSTDSGSSGSGSTDNAALQKALDEAKQALSDRQEAYANNDLVAAAEADQRLQDAIEAATKAEGGN